A single region of the Neodiprion pinetum isolate iyNeoPine1 chromosome 5, iyNeoPine1.2, whole genome shotgun sequence genome encodes:
- the PHRF1 gene encoding PHD and ring finger domains 1 isoform X1 — protein MKMSSDSEDSEHSPKPSKRRRVIVSDSDSSDESIIGMPRKRRVYRVTSDCESSSDDSDVPKPVKNRKTYRLVSDDNTSYGCSDTDADGSNDLVIDSDSSTSRSDWRTVDGSSSELDGQGGTGTGRKAKSSNGQKKSKFKVEGESGEVAGVDEATANGSDSDSDSSNLQTEKCPICLLSFKKQEIATPESCDHSFCLECLVEWSKNINTCPVDRQTFTLILVRKNLGGKVIQQLPVTIKPPVEEQIQEDATYCEICQQCDREDRMLLCDGCDLGYHLECLTPPMNEVPMDEWFCPECAQNSQNDAEVVEIDLDEVPDLMEEARRLGESYGRTRTGRDRELSVGPRVIPRTRQTERVRANIRADRNRAASLSRETRHAADSRDAVVFFDPDQPSTSSSGLDSVAGSTSRARAAEAAPGRRVCEVTGSKKSTSKSASKSSTVKRKRKNKKVRKTSSKQTIMKLRKVRLTEIDDDGKKVEIITYVKVKSSGANDGSSKTRKYKKKKSKRKRKQRGRYRRARTVRSVAKAQTVKKRLAVALGMSKPIRNVPLLVPTVKNRQTISDRTLLRNSRYTAGISQVSLFGNSRDLNYSPTGSDSEESDSCTVGGNGLLVSSRPRNAIASTRRHTALKTISNPLIPRDEVNPDLMTPVDLIGSILDSQEFWHSKKNTDLTLKADGTFLIKNNTNNNNNNNNNNNDNNEDNKHSINNNESPIKKKILTNDEENITAKETRLDLTKTDQNDMVQNPMYNSPRGGGNRGNFRGSGNYNCENNRHSYGGQGYGGGRDSYGGGGGGGGGRHSFGGPGGARDSYNSGRDFRPPGNYNPGFEMRGPHPGFAGNLHPPFRNRNPQQQNFRNERPRFPPPLMTDRNDRQQPQHQHQHQQQQPPTPFGHQDGNSERPPPPGFPHPNSFQRFRPQIHPLMSTPLPGPRLPPIRPPSYMQGNLGQSFQDEGSGFNLHDDVQDHSHFPQAGLSNTEPTFGPRNQAPDEEECDLYSDIEQPDNKNSCDNDSPVVDALNNDQGVGSVLLPPPPEPPSGLLDFEESKSDRDCNDSDQELVIDDNPKEDNREHKSDDKYDPFADDSDSNAEHGESHGLRGVSEPAAHSFATSFSNQQAIIDKPGIRLTAYDDDDEDDSQADCPNFSIYSSQTMDVARNSEQELSQQIGPLEPPPLPPDIPDDDDIIVGDVQACDLSDIPEPSDPYVESLQKERQTLSKIPPKKISNDSRGKITFKIGNKFKLSNKLSNLYDEIDETIETSIQQEKEVEEKKNAEIEKAKANEEKPITKEVKVATETEDETVEKQDRTKDTDAEEKSDDDEEEKLEELEKELKEKEQKLREMEQQEELEKKQKGEKTLTVIDDEEVNEQDTTNKGEDEPAVNDLDQSRDSSKKNEFDCEKEKNETPSMVDLTEKSSDTIISITDTIQSSSPKVTAEDDLEVSLKDSLENTQKSQEAKSKKEAVTTGGWTRVDNVQTNIETLAKEPVKESNVLYDQIDEEFISRKPENPDDNAHDDKDEDKAQEKKMNKTTECEEKDDSELIEIEDNLEEAGSSEKMDFLPETENFPLEKDPSEIFESIVHTNLHQQSWESDGAYTPCKDELPVKYKDNDRSSPSPFESGLEPITPTKDRSNDDLDGCRTPAGYAGLGTEAISETDEAMNFEDELALLHLRKEKEMEDGEIMDDGRMSRKTSEKPGKEKEDDSKRKKKKDKKEKGKELDKNKENIASQNQVSWKKISKSTKERQYRDKDRRSKSKEKEKERDKEKDRDRDRDKDKDKSKKKGKEVARKKEKRKELERYDVRKIVADKPSRPRKDEYGRDIRDETRSRSRSRTLSRRRSFSRDRRSRSHERNRSRSRSRSRMRRSWSRTRQSYSKGDRSVSRRRSLSRSKRKISRRRSVSRKRSVSKRRSRSLSRKRRSSLSPRRRSRGRSLSKSRRSRSRSRDKKKDKAKKHKSRSRSRNRKRSRSKTPKRISSKSQDKKHTKRKNASRSRDRSRERSRSRDQRERNKNWESINEKIIERERRPVSRDRRSWSAQWTPSWSRSRSRDPSPTRHEEVASHTGWSSPVLDTVPVPPKNLTVILTNKEAIKKKKKEKKKDPKKMKEIEKRKKNKRNRTPPPSKEVFASGDNILVSVCFNKENEVNQAELPPLPEVMPLVTPTIKRRRRETAQTAEPVLKRSKKEKVKEKRPPKSPKNKKEKKKKSKAAEIAATKKPVAVIDLDQSPFREQTPSPRDVIVLSDDEEHKQTQEIATPEQHVSAQATPQHEQFISQGPKTPPEPQIKFSINKQQSNLRASMINPLHEEEEEEIDERADEELEMRAQEELELRLKIGPNTPPEPPTSPPTSPDAYDPFDPTKSRSPTPVASQEATPADERDRNQCSSPRNHDATDTLSCTPSEADKQIQEQQSQDTNKQMDKPKIISMVTIRKASPKRDSPPVGDGQTEITQPSESPAKTQQSQQNQQNPVNFTNINPVLATVTAAVQRSTLFNTSTPISTQRSLIQPNRISPINQNKQRSNERPQLPNLFTNPAKPAPSRGNKSTSSQSKNASTMGQNGSDATLETTNDTIDMSSPYSPGSSLSDGIFDPPSPGGHSPQQLPPGNTNKNTPSKTANKPADKKDAFDVLFGSSPAKGLGKTRARKVLEKDKRKKSTNPKVGVRMDENQLQILDDLPSSAVEMQVKDKFLKKLNRQERVVEEVKLVLKPHYTKKHVTKEEYKDIMRKAVPKICHNKTGEINPKKIGLLVEAYVKKCRMNKKKSFGGATMNQQKASKAAKNLWS, from the exons ATGAAGATGTCTAGCGATAGCGAAGACAGCGAGCATTCACCAAAGCCTTCCAAACGGAGACGAGTTATCGTTTCTGATAGTGACAGTAGCGATGAATCAATAATAGGGATGCCAAGAAAAAGGAGAGTATAT AGGGTCACAAGTGACTGCGAGAGCAGCTCAGATGATAGCGATGTTCCAAAGCCtgtaaagaacagaaaaacTTAT AGACTCGTCAGTGATGATAACACAAGTTACGGGTGCAGTGATACAGATGCTGATGGATCAAATGATCTAG tCATCGATAGTGATAGTTCAACCTCACGGTCAGACTGGAGGACTGTAGATGGTTCGTCGTCAGAGTTGGATGGACAAGGTGGCACAGGTACTGGGCGGAAAGCTAAATCGTCAAATGggcaaaaaaaatcaaaattcaaagtaGAAGGAGAATCAGGAGAAGTTGCGGGTGTTGATGAAGCGACTGCAAATGGAAGTGACAGCGACAGTGACAGCAGTAACTTGCAGACAGAAAAATGCCCAATTTGTTTGCTCTCCTTCAAGAAACAGGAAATCGCTACACCTGAATCTTGTGACCATTCTTTTTGCCTTGAGTGCCTCGTCGAATGGAGCAAGAACATCAACACATGTCCTGTCGATAGACAAACCTTTACCTTAATATTGGTCAGGAAAAATCTTGGTGGAAAG GTCATACAGCAGCTTCCAGTTACTATCAAACCTCCGGTTGAGGAACAAATCCAGGAAGATGCTACGTACTGCGAGATTTGCCAACAGTGCGACAGGGAAGATCGAATGTTGCTGTGTGACGGTTGCGATCTGGGTTATCACCTAGAGTGCCTCACTCCACCCATGAACGAAGTTCCTATGGACGAGTGGTTCTGTCCTGAATGCGCCCAAAATAGTCAGAATGATGCCGAAGTG GTGGAAATTGACCTTGACGAGGTTCCAGATTTGATGGAAGAGGCTCGTAGACTGGGCGAATCGTACGGGAGAACGCGAACCGGTCGTGACCGCGAATTGTCGGTAGGTCCGCGCGTAATTCCTCGTACTCGTCAAACGGAACGCGTGCGGGCAAATATACGCGCCGATCGTAACCGGGCAGCGTCGTTATCGCGAGAAACAAGACACGCGGCGGACTCGCGAGACGCGGTCGTCTTCTTCGATCCTGACCAGCCCTCGACGTCGTCGTCCGGTCTTGACTCGGTTGCAGGATCAACGTCCCGCGCTCGAGCTGCGGAAGCGGCGCCAGGACGTCGCGTTTGCGAAGTCACGGGCTCTAAAAAATCGACTTCTAAGTCTGCGTCTAAGTCTAGTACGGTAAAACGTaaacggaaaaacaaaaaagttcgcaAAACCAGCAGCAAGCAGACGATCATGAAGCTGCGAAAAGTGAGGCTAACGGAGATTGACGATGACGGCAAGAAGGTGGAAATCATCACATACGTTAAGGTCAAGTCGTCCGGAGCCAATGATGGATCGTCGAAAACACGTAAatacaagaagaagaaatcgaAGCGCAAGCGAAAG cAACGAGGTAGATATCGTCGTGCCCGTACCGTACGTTCTGTAGCCAAAGCTCAGACTGTCAAAAAACGGTTGGCAGTGGCGCTGGGAATGAGCAAACCAATCCGTAACGTTCCTCTCCTCGTGCCAACTgttaaaaatcgtcaaaccATAAGCGATCGCACACTGCTCAGAAATTCAAGATACACAGCGGGTATATCTCAAGTCAGCCTCTTCGGAAATTCACGCGACCTCAACTACAGCCCGACTgg GTCCGACTCGGAAGAATCCGACAGTTGTACAGTTGGCGGTAATGGATTACTAGTAAGTAGTCGTCCCAGAAATGCGATTGCATCGACACGTCGTCACACAGCATTGAAAACGATTTCAAATCCACTGATACCACGTGATGAAGTAAATCCAGATTTGATGACCCCCGTCGATCTGATTGGTAGCATATTGGACAGCCAAGAGTTCTGGCACTCTAAGAAAAACACCGATTTAACTCTGAAGGCAGACGGAACGtttctgataaaaaataacaccaacaacaacaacaacaacaacaacaacaacaatgacAACAATGAAGACAACAAGCACAGCATAAACAACAACGAGAGTccgataaagaaaaaaatcttgacaAACGACGAGGAGAATATTACAGCGAAGGAAACACGTCTGGACTTGACAAAGACCGATCAAAATGATATGGTACAAAATCCGATGTACAACAGTCCAAGAGGTGGAGGAAACCGTGGAAACTTTAGGGGAAGCGGTAACTATAACTGCGAAAACAACCGGCATAGTTATGGCGGGCAGGGTTATGGCGGAGGCAGAGATTCGTAtgggggaggaggaggcggaggaggtGGACGGCACAGCTTTGGCGGGCCAGGGGGAGCAAGGGACAGTTATAACAGTGGCCGTGACTTTAGACCCCCAGGTAACTACAATCCAGGATTTGAAATGCGCGGTCCTCATCCAGGATTTGCAGGAAATCTTCATCCCCCGTTTAGGAACCGCAACCCTCAGCAGCAAAACTTCCGTAACGAAAGACCAAGGTTTCCACCTCCGCTGATGACGGATCGTAACGATCGTCAGCAGCCGCAGCACCAGCATCAGCACCAGCAACAGCAACCGCCGACACCGTTCGGCCATCAAGACGGTAACAGCGAGAGACCACCTCCTCCTGGTTTTCCGCACCCGAATTCCTTCCAGAGATTTAGACCCCAGATTCATCCACTGATGTCTACACCACTGCCTGGACCCAGACTTCCCCCGATTAGGCCTCCAAGCTATATGCAGGGTAATTTAGGGCAAAGCTTCCAAGACGAGGGGTCAGGGTTTAATTTGCATGACGACGTCCAAGATCACTCGCACTTTCCGCAAGCTGGTTTAAGCAATACTGAGCCCACATTTGGCCCCAGGAATCAGGCGCCAGATGAGGAAGAGTGCGACCTTTACTCGGATATTGAACAACCTGACAATAAGAATTCATGCGATAATGACTCTCCAGTTGTCGATGCTTTGAATAACGACCAGGGCGTTGGGAGTGTGCTGTTACCTCCTCCGCCTGAGCCGCCGTCCGGTCTTCTTGACTTTGAAGAGTCAAAGAGCGACAGGGACTGCAATGACAGCGATCAGGAACTTGTAATTGACGACAATCCGAAGGAGGATAATAGGGAGCACAAGAGTGACGATAAGTATGATCCCTTCGCTGATGACAGTGATAGCAATGCCGAACATGGTGAGAGCCATGGACTGCGAGGGGTTTCAGAACCTGCAGCTCACTCTTTTGCAACCAGCTTTTCTAATCAGCAGGCTATCATCGATAAGCCTGGAATCCGACTGACCGCttatgacgacgacgacgaagacgacTCGCAAGCTGACTGTCcaaacttttcaatttactcATCTCAGACAATGGATGTAGCTAGGAATAGTGAACAGGAGCTTTCCCAGCAAATAGGACCGCTCGAACCGCCGCCTCTGCCACCCGATATTCCTGACGACGATGATATCATTGTGGGTGATGTGCAGGCCTGTGATTTGTCTGATATACCTGAACCGTCTGATCCCTATGTCGAATCATTGCAGAAGGAAAGACAGACGCTCAGTAAGATACCACCGaagaaaatatcaaatgaCAGTAGAGGGAAGATCACGTTTAAAATTggcaataaatttaagcttagCAACAAACTCAGCAATCTGTACGACGAAATAGATGAGACTATAGAAACCTCGATCCAGCAGGAGAAAGAGGtcgaagaaaagaagaatgcTGAGATTGAAAAGGCAAAGGCTAATGAAGAAAAACCTATTACCAAGGAGGTTAAAGTTGCCACAGAGACTGAAGATGAGACGGTGGAGAAACAGGATAGGACCAAGGACACAGATGCTGAGGAGAAGTCTGATGAtgacgaggaagaaaaattggaGGAACTCGAAAAAGAGCTCAAAGAAAAGGAACAGAAGCTAAGAGAAATGGAGCAGCAAGAGGAGCtggaaaaaaagcaaaaaggtgaaaaaacgTTAACTGTGATTGATGACGAAGAGGTAAATGAACAAGATACTACAAATAAGGGTGAGGATGAGCCTGCTGTAAATGACTTGGATCAGTCACGCGATTCATCCAAGAAGAATGAATTCGACTGcgagaaggagaaaaatgaGACTCCATCGATGGTTGACTTGACTGAGAAAAGCTCGGATACAATCATCTCCATTACTGACACCATCCAATCGTCATCGCCAAAGGTTACAGCCGAGGACGATCTGGAGGTCAGCCTCAAGGATAGTCTTGAAAATACGCAAAAGAGCCAAGAAGCAAAGAGCAAAAAAGAGGCCGTTACTACTGGAGGATGGACGAGGGTAGACAATGTCCAAACAAACATTGAAACTCTAGCCAAGGAACCAGTAAAAGAGAGTAATGTGCTTTATGATCAGATAGACGAGGAATTCATTTCAAGGAAACCTGAGAACCCTGATGATAATGCCCATGATGACAAGGATGAAGATAAAgcacaagagaaaaaaatgaataagacTACAGAATGTGAAGAGAAAGATGATTCGGAACTTATTGAAATTGAGGACAATTTGGAGGAGGCAGGCTCCAGTGAAAAAATGGATTTTCTTCCGGAAACAGAGAATTTTCCCCTGGAAAAAGACCCTAGTGAGATATTCGAAAGTATTGTGCACACTAACTTGCATCAACAGAGCTGGGAATCTGACGGAGCTTATACTCCTTGCAAAGACGAGCTGCCTGTAAAATATAAGGATAATGACAGAAGTTCTCCCTCGCCTTTCGAAAGTGGCCTGGAGCCGATAACCCCGACCAAAGATAGATCAAATGACGATTTGGATGGGTGCAGAACTCCCGCAGGATACGCGGGTCTGGGAACAGAAGCAATTTCAGAAACTGACGAAGCAATGAATTTTGAGGATGAGTTAGCACTGCTGCATCTAAGGAAGGAAAAGGAGATGGAGGATGGAGAAATAATGGATGACGGCAGAATGAGCCGTAAGACAAGTGAAAAGCCTGGCAAGGAAAAGGAAGACGACagtaagaggaagaaaaaaaaagataagaagGAGAAGGGAAAGGAATTGGACAAAAACAAGGAGAATATTGCATCACAGAACCAAGTATCGTGGAAGAAAATATCTAAGAGTACCAAGGAAAGGCAATATCGCGACAAGGACAGGAGGTCGAAGTCcaaggagaaagaaaaggagagagaCAAGGAAAAAGATAGAGATAGAGACAGAGACAAGGACAAAGATAAGTCGAAAAAGAAGGGAAAGGAAGTggcaagaaagaaagagaagcgTAAGGAGCTCGAGAGATACGATGTGAGAAAGATTGTAGCTGACAAACCGTCGAGGCCAAGAAAAGATGAGTATGGTAGAGATATCAGGGATGAGACTAGAAGCAGATCTAGAAGCAGGACTTTATCGCGTAGAAGAAGTTTTTCCAGAGATCGAAGAAGCAGATCTCACGAAAGAAATCGATCGAGAAGTAGATCTAGATCCCGAATGCGAAGATCTTGGTCCAGAACCCGTCAGTCTTATTCTAAAGGAGATCGATCAGTGTCTAGAAGAAGATCCTTGTCTCGATCAAAGCGTAAGATATCACGAAGGAGATCGGTATCAAGGAAGAGATCGGTGTCGAAAAGACGATCCAGATCTCTCTCAAGGAAGCGCAGATCCTCTCTTTCACCGAGAAGGCGATCCAGAGGCAGATCTCTGTCTAAAAGTCGTCGGTCGAGGAGTAGATCCCGGGATAAAAAGAAGGATAAAGCAAAAAAGCACAAGTCTAGAAGCCGCTCGAGAAACAGAAAGCGATCACGATCAAAAACACCCAAGAGAATATCCTCCAAATCCCAAGACAAAAAACACACAAAGAGAAAGAATGCCTCCCGTTCGAGAGATAGGTCAAGGGAAAGATCGCGGTCCAGGGATCAAAGAGAACGCAATAAAAACTGGGAATCGATTAACGAAAAGATAATCGAGAGAGAAAGACGCCCGGTGTCGAGAGACAGAAGATCCTGGAGTGCTCAATGGACTCCGTCCTGGTCCAGATCACGGTCCAGAGACCCATCGCCAACCAGACACGAAGAAGTGGCTTCTCATACAGGCTGGTCGTCTCCTGTATTAGATACTGTTCCAGTCCCTCCTAAAAACTTGACTGTTATACTGACGAATAAAGAagcgataaagaaaaagaagaaggagaagaaaaaggacCCCAAGAAAATGAAGGAGATTGAAAAGCGAAAGAAGAACAAACGTAACAGGACTCCACCACCTTCTAAAGAAGTTTTCGCCAGCGGAGACAACATACTTGTTAGCGTCTGCTTCAATAAGGAGAATGAAGTAAACCAGGCTGAGTTACCCCCCCTGCCTGAAGTTATGCCACTTGTGACACCGACAATAAAACGCAGGCGCCGAGAAACTGCGCAAACTGCTGAGCCTGTGCTTAAAAGGTCTAAGAAGGAAAAggttaaagaaaaaagaccGCCTAAGTCTCCGAAGAacaagaaagagaagaagaaaaaatcaaaggCTGCTGAAATAGCAGCAacaaaaaaacctgtggcggtaATAGACCTCGACCAGTCTCCGTTTAGGGAACAAACACCTTCTCCACGTGACGTCATAGTACTTAGTGACGACGAGGAACACAAGCAAACCCAGGAAATAGCCACCCCTGAGCAGCATGTCTCTGCTCAGGCTACTCCTCAGCATGAGCAGTTCATTTCTCAGGGTCCAAAGACTCCGCCGGAGCcgcaaattaaattttctataaacaAGCAGCAGAGTAACCTCAGGGCGTCGATGATAAACCCTCTTcacgaggaagaggaagaggaaatagACGAAAGAGCTGACGAAGAGTTGGAAATGAGGGCTCAGGAGGAGCTCGAACTGCGACTTAAAATAGGGCCCAATACTCCGCCCGAACCACCCACATCACCGCCGACGTCACCTGACGCGTACGATCCATTCGACCCTACAAAGTCAAGGTCTCCGACGCCAGTAGCCAGTCAGGAAGCTACACCAGCAGACGAGAGAGACAGAAATCAGTGTAGTTCACCAAGAAATCATGACGCAACTGATACTCTTTCCTGCACTCCTAGTGAAGCAGACAAACAGATCCAGGAACAACAGAGTCAGGACACTAATAAACAGATGGATAAACCCAAGATCATATCTATGGTTACCATAAGGAAAGCCTCACCTAAGAGAGACTCACCGCCTGTTGGTGATGGACAGACTGAAATAACACAGCCGAGCGAAAGTCCCGCTAAAACTCAACAGAGTCAACAGAACCAACAGAATCCGGTTAACTTTACAAACATTAATCCGGTACTTGCTACTGTCACTGCAGCTGTTCAACGTAGCACTTTGTTTAACACCAGTACACCCATCAGCACTCAAAGAAGTTTAATACAG CCAAACCGAATCTCGCCGATAAATCAGAACAAACAGAGATCAAACGAGAGGCCACAGCTGCCAAACTTATTCACTAATCCGGCAAAGCCGGCTCCATCGCGTGGCAACAAGTCGACATCTTCACAGAGCAAAAATGCTTCAACAATGGGACAAAATGGAAGCGACGCTACACTTGAGACCACAAACGACACTATTGACATGTCGTCGCCGTATTCGCCCGGTTCCAGTCTTAGCGATGGGATTTTTGATCCTCCCAGTCCAGGAGGCCACAGTCCTCAACAATTGCCCCCTGgtaatacaaataaaaatacaccatCGAAAACTGCCAACAAACCAGCTGATAAAAAAGACGCTTTTGACGTACTCTTTGGCTCGTCACCAGCTAAAGGTCTGGGAAAAACGAGGGCGAGAAAAGTTCTTGAGAAGGATAAGAGAAAGAAAT caACAAATCCCAAAGTCGGTGTTCGAATGGACGAAAACCAGCTTCAGATTTTGGACGATCTCCCGAGTTCAGCCGTCGAAATGCAGGTGAAAGACAAG tttctaaaaaaattaaacagacAAGAAAGAGTCGTAGAGGAGGTGAAACTAGTTTTGAAACCACATTACACAAAGAAGCACGTAACAAAAGAGGAATATAAAGACATTATGAGAAAAGCTGTGCCTAAG ATTTGTCACAATAAAACGGGGGAAATAAATCCTAAAAAAATCGGCTTGCTGGTTGAAGCTTAcgtgaaaaaatgtcgaatgaataaaaaaaagagtttTGGGGGTGCGACGATGAATCAGCAAAAGGCATCTAAAGCTGC GAAAAATCTCTGGAGTTGA